One Scomber scombrus chromosome 23, fScoSco1.1, whole genome shotgun sequence genomic window, TATGTTAAGCATAtttacattcaaacatgtttagcATGCATTTATgacatgatatgatatgatgttGGTATTCCTCACCTGAGTGTGATCCCTGTGTTGATTTTTTagataaaaaacagacaaacactgaAGGGCAGAAAACATTGGCATCAATAGAAAAACCTGgcaaaaatgtggaaaaaggaTCATCATGAAATAATTATCTGAAACCTTTGTACCTTTGTGTTTCCTACAGAGAAGTAGTCCcaccacaaacagcagcagagccgTCAGTAAAGCACTGACAACAATCCATAGCAGGGTGAGGAGTTGAGGAGAGTCAGTATGCTTTTCATCAGGTGCTGGGAAGAAGATATTaggtatttttttaacattatgatTCATATCTTGAACTTGGAGACACATACAtgcagaaaaaagaacaaattatgTTTACTTTGTTTTGAAATTTTCAGCCAACTCTCTGGTGATTCTCCAGCTCCAGAGATGCTGCACTTGTAGACTCCTTCATCAGACTTGGAAACATTTTGGATGATCAGGTTGCCCGTATACCGGGTGCCGAGACGGGATCCATCTTTGTAGAAGTCTGCTATGTGTTTTGACTGAGTTCCCTtgtttttacaataaagaataaCATATTTTCCCTCCAACACAGGATGGACAGGACTCTCCATGATCACAGAACCAGCTGAACAACATGATAAAAtgatatttgatgtttttatactgtaaacatatgtacatatatatacacatataaaaaaaatgtcaaaatgtagatGCAAATACTTTGGTTTACCACAAACAGCATTAGCTTTAATTGCATTTgtagatatagatataaatgTACAACATATTGAATTACTAAAAAGATAATGGAATTAtttctgttaatgtttattttgctgtttaatACCATCAATAATATTTGATAGTATTAAACtgtgtatatattatatcagTAATGTACCATGGGTATATATGTAGTGTGAAAATGTAGACACAAATACTATGGTTTATCATAAACAGCAATtgtaattatcattattattagtagcaGTTTTGTTAGCATCAGCTTTAAGTAAATGTCTAAATATAGATACAAATTTACAATATAATGAAtcactaaaaaaatacacaagataattttttgtcattgtctgtaaagaaaaaaaagctaatcaTACCAGTGACAGAGATATTGACAGcgtgactttttccacccttttTGTCTTCACACCAGTATTCTCCACTGTGTAATTCAAGGATAGGATACATGGTGCAGGATGGAGCTGATAAGTGGCAGCCAGAAGAGTTTGCTGGAGGGATTTTATTGAGATTCGTCTTCAGCCTCCATCCAGTGAAGACATCATTCTCATCACAATGAACAGACACATTCTCATATTGAAAGAACTGCAGTCTGTCTGGAACAATACTTGGAAAAGCTGCATCGgagacacagaaaaagaaatcatcCAAATTGCCAATTCACTATTTACAAAACTAGACATACAGTGAATTAAATAAGTGTTAAGTATAAAATGTTACGTTGATGGTCATAGGCTCTTTTTTTATGGTCCACAACAGTCAGAACATCAGATACTCTGTATAATACTTTCCTACGTTTAAGAAAGTAACTATTTCACAGAATATTGCTCAGAGATACACATTTATGGTTactaaatgaaaattaaatgaatgatatgCTCAATTTCTGGATATCTTTCCAGAACAACGTTAACTCTGGCTATATTGGCCCAACAGCTAATTAACAATAGCCAACTTACCAGCTTTCTGAGCAAAGTAACCGTGGTGAACTTGTGCAATCTGCAGAACCAAAACTTCCAACACTGGAGAGACAAATGAAGACAGCTGCTATAATATGAGCTGGCTGCACATGTTAATGGAGGAAAGGTTGAACGATAAACTGAGTACTCACACAGTCTAATGCAGAGAGCTGTaacatccatgatgtcttgctgcggactGTCTGAGTATCAGACTGACATGCaactaaaacaaaatatagGTCAGaacctcctcttcctgtttgaAGTATTTCTGGTGTTGATGCAGCAGCAGGTCTGATTCTACAAATATCTATGAGAAGCTTGACCTGCTTCACTGGTTTGATCTCGTgttcaaaagagaaaaaactgaatGATCAACCTTAAACTATACAACCTTTAAAATATGcgtttaaaaaaagtttgtgaAGCTGTCATCATCTGAACTGTTAATGTCAGTGAGTTTACTTTGAAATACTAACTTATTAAGTGCTAAATGGTAGGGGCAAAAAAAGTCTTTATAATATCATTGATatgaatgaacaaatgaataaatataagcAAATTgttaaaaattatatatttctaaGCGTTTTTTAGCATCTATATAATCCACTGTCTGAGATAAAGATCTacacagttttcagttttcaaatTTTGTACAGCTATGGTTACATTTGTATGGTTACATACAAAATCTCTGTATTGATTATATAAAAATAGTTCTGGGGAAATTTGGCTAGAATTGAACCCTTGAGGACCCAGTACTCTGAAATGATCATGTTGTCATCTCATTTCTCTGTTTGTCTACATCTGAACATCTGAAAGTAGTCCCACTCTGCCCTCTGCTGCCTGTTggttatatttcatttttagggTTCTAAAAAATAGTATAGTACATCTCATACAGcttaaagaaataattaaattaaattgaaaatgtaaagattACATCTAATAGCACAGGATAAGTAGACTAGGAATAGAGATACAGTAAACTAATAATTGTAGCAGAGTTGAGGCACATTTAAGACAACCAAGGGGTCGAGTCTGTTTGAAAGCTTTagcactttttgtttttgaggtATGAACTTTCAAATATTTCTTTCCATTATAAAGTCACTGAAAcatgacacagaaacagaaaagtaaTGGCATACATCTTCCTAAGGACAAGTATATTTCAAATGTCTGTGCAACAAATAAGTAATTATAAAACTAGATAAAGGACAATTACAGTGTGAAAGCTGCTTTTCAGGTCTCACTCGTTTAAGTAAacaatgtaatatttataattatctATTTACAGAATGGAATAGTAATAATTTTAAATGGGATATAAaacctgaaatgaaatattgactGGACAAATATACCAATATGGACTGTGCTATGGACAAAAAATGAACTGTATCAAATATATAAAGTGCATTATAACAGTTTATATAACAGTAGAGGCAATGCAATGCAAAATGAGGGATGTGAAATGTACAGTCTAATGTGATCATCCCATCTTAACCCTGTTTATATATTCATGGTAcaagatgacacacacacacacacacacacacacacacacacacacactagactatgttttaagtaaaatgatttcatattaaatatcctCAGGCCCATATTCTTAGAAATATGAAACTAAATTAGCAATGTCACATTTCACAATCACAGGCTATAAATCCCCCTTTCTTTGGATCTGGCTCCACACCTGAAAAAAAAGCCCCAGCTATGTGCCCTGGTCAGAGGTTGGTAGGCTGACATTTGATTTTCTGAAGTTACAGTATGTTCTCTGATGGCTAACTTTGGTTGTTCCTTCTGCTCCTCAGGTCCATAGACCTTTTCCCTGCCACAGTGGTAAATGGGGGTAAATCAACCCTGGGCCTCCTTTGTAGATCgccttctgctgctgcttttgaCTGCCCTTTTAGTAGTCTTAAAGGTGTAGTAAGCGATAATAAtccaatacattttaaaccttttaaaatgaagttgcactgttaatacagtaattacagcagccCAATCAAATTCGAACGAGTGCCTTTAgtctaccgtaattactgtagtagcagcacaactaaacggcCCGATTTTattaacttgctcaaatttagttgatttggtaaAGTTCTTTGATTTTTTGTGCTTATATCATGTGTCAGTAGGCTACGTAGCTAgatggtgtctttatctgtctgttttattcgtgTTTGTTGCTTAAATATGATCGGAAGGCTGCACGGGTTGTTTTATTCTGAaagacggaagttttattatgccgattctgtgtctgactccCTGTCTGGTGCAAGCTGCTCTGTTGAGtttgtcgcgagttagaaacggCGGAGGGACCGACGGAGACCCGACGGATCACCGGAGAATGAAGGCGGACACTGATCTGCCGGACAAGTGAGTAACATCAGCGCTGCTTCACATAAACTGTAACGTTACCTGCTGACATTCAACTCACTGTTTAGTTAGTCAggatatgttgttgttgttgtgatgttatCTGTAAAGTAGCAGACGTTAGCAGCGTGCTAATGTAACCTACAACGTAGCTGCTGTGTAGTTGCTCGCTGTATATCTGGTGTTTGTTCACTGCTTATAAAGTGTTTACAGTCATGAAGACATAGAAACACAGGTTTGCTATCACAATAATCTCACATGGGATTGAGACGCggtctggtgttagccaggctagCCACCTGTACTATCAGAGAAATAAATGCTGATTTTGGTTTTCATTCTAATATTAACAACTTTTCTCCTCGTTTTCCCCCACATCGCTTACTATACCTTTAATTGTAAAGTCCTTGGTATGAACATCATAGttgagagggttagggttagggttgtatgttcttttgtttctttgatttCATGGACAATccacttgtgttttgtttttctttgaattaTTTGTAGCGCATTCATTTTGTTACAAAACTATGGTTTTGTAACAAAAGTATACTTTCATAATTTAACTTAATATTGTGTCTTTTAATCAACATTTACTTTTCAGTCCTTATCAATTTGCCAATAAAACTCTTTAATTTTTAAACCACAGTAGGTAGTGAACACTGAACCATCAGTGTACGAATCTATGTACCTTGTTATTCCACAGGTGTGGTAGTTGGACTTTTATAATATCTAGTCACTCTTAAACGCTCAGCACTGCCTCATAAATATTCAAAGGTCATGTTGAACTGATAACAACTCATTCTGAAACTTAAATGAACAATGTGCTATCAGAACTTTACTGTTCCATGATAGGAGAGaaaatcatttacattttcattattgataatAGACTGGACATGCATGCAGATGTGCACACTCTTAATACATATAATCACAACAATGCACTTTTgatcacatttaatttaaagagacccaacattccctcatcagcacttggcaacagtagcaaggaaaaactccccttttaacaggaaatggagaagaggcagagaggagacagTGACAAACAATCAATATGTATGCTTTAAGCAGAATGTATGGCAGAGCTGttatattggattgcattaggtTACACAGGTGAATGAATTTAGTGGCTGTTGAGTTTACATTGTAAAAGTTGCAACAGACAGTAAGAAAAAGAGCGCGAACAAACCTTTCCTGATTACAGGAGACCAGGATCAAAGtaccatttttttaatttgaggaTTGCGCAACCTCTGCGTCTCCAAGGCGAGGCAGCTTCGAAACACAAAACAGGTATGTGTTCTTTTCTAATATAAATGTTGTAATGTTATAGGATTACAGACCTACAACATTACACTCATTCCATTATCAAACAAGAATTTTAAGCATGATTGATATTCTAGAGGACCTGAAGTGACTTTCGCTGCtctgttgatttgtttttttatcattgcAGCTGAATTTATTTCATCCTGTTACACCTGTTGAATCACCATTGTCATGCGTTTCAACGTCCTACAGgcttttgtgtttcttttgttttttcaatggaAAGGTGAGTCACAGCTCTTTATGGTGATTTGAGGATTGTCATTAAAGAATTATTAGAATATGCTGCTGGCTTCAAGTACGTAAATGCTTATGAAACAAGTGAATCCCTTATTTgctgaaatgctttttttctgcttattCAAGGTGTAATAATACACGGTTTATAGTCTTGCGATCATGATGTTTTGTTCAATTTCAGAccaaaatgatgagaaaatgcATCATGACAATCACGACAAGGTAAATCCACTGTTTCCCAAACAGtcagagaagacagagaaaaactgGGGAGATGCGCTCATTGAttttatgaaacagaaaaaggatgtgaagaggcagacagaaaaactcaaaccacaaattaaaaaggtaagagagagaaagactgcaagaagaagaaaaagaaaaagtgtcaCACACAAAATTGACGTACTAAAAGACTGAACCTTTTTTTGCAAAATACATTGCAAATCTAGCAGAATCTGATATGTAGCTTTTTAAAACAACTATTGAagaatttcatttcaaaatatcatattttttccttttaaacttGCTAAAAAAATTATTGTAGCCTATATGAAGATAATTCTCAGGAGAAAgcaagagaaggaagaggaaagacCAAAAGTGAATAATATAATCTTATTCTACACTGTGACAGATTATTCAATATAATTTTTATCCAACAGTGAAGATATATGTTTATACAATATGACATAATATAAATCCTTCATAGATTTCATGTTGTACCATTCAATCAAAAGTCTTATTagcatttaatattttaaaatattaaatgttgctGCTCTTTGTTCTGAATATAATATGTTGTGAAACAGTGTaatactccccccccccccccccaattgtTTTACTGATTAACTGTATTACACAAAATTACAGCATGTATCTTTCATTTTGCAGAATTTCACGAGGCCAACCACAAAGGATGGATCATTCTTAAAATCTGCCTTCACTTTTTTCAGTGGATCATTTCCCCTTGACACAGTTTTCATCCTTCTCCTTATACACACATGTGAAGGTAACTTAACACAGTGGTACTGTGCTCCGCTTTTGTTTAGGTTTTACTGTGATGTGTAGTGGTTTGCATGATAGAAACTTCCTGTTGTAAATCACTCatttaagattaattaattacagtaGGCCTACATGATgttttaataaacctttattttacaaacaaatttatgttcattcacacatttttagattataataattttacatttttagtacTTTTATTAGTGAAATGCTCCTATTATAATACATTCCatgttgttctgtgttttaTGATTCCAGCTCACCTGGCTGCATCCATTTCTACGGTGTATAACCACATTATCCTGATTAGTGTCATTGCTGAATTGTCTTTCTTTGCTGCTGTGTACAAATGGAAACGTAAGTCACTGCCCATTGATTTTATTCAGGCCCTTAGTTCAGCTCCTGTATTTTTAAGCCTTATGTTGCCTTTAATCTAATATCATCTAATAATAACATCTGATAAGATATGGAATTAAACACATGTTCTCTCATGTCACAcgttaaaatattttttaaatatttgtcacTTATCACGTTCcccttttccccccaaaaataTCTCCAGAATTAGGTGAACAAAAAGAGTTGGTGGAGATAAAATACAAAGTGGAAgaacaggaacaggaacaggTGGTTGCCACACTGAAGAACCTGAAGAAGGAACTGGAAAATCAGAAAGATCAACTCAAAGAGCAACTGGTGCAGGTGGAGGCAAAGATGGAGGAGAACAAGACGAAGCTTCAGTCAGTGGAGAAACAGAtaacagagaaagagatgacATTTGACAAACCAGAGGCTttgttgaaagaaaaagaaaacttatTAAGAGAGCAGTGGAAAATGGACGAggctaaaaaaatatatgagaGACATCTGCTGAACATTGAGAAATTGTTGGAGCCAATAGAGATTCAGATGGCTAAAATGAAAAGGAAGGATGAGACTGAGTAggatagaaaagaaaagcaaaaggcAAATGTAATCAGAGCAAAATCTCATAGTTACTAAAGCCAATTAATTTGTTTCAACTGCTGTAAACTAAAGAAGaactaaagaaaagaaaaaggcaagaATTGTAGCAGAATTTATTGTAGCAGTGGtaggatgtaaaaaaaaatactcaaatactgagaagaagaaaggaagaaaataaacagaagctTCAGTCAGTGGAGACGGAGAAAGCGAAGTGGACACTTGATCAGTCAAATAAGGATAGTGAATGTTGAGAGACTGCAGGTCACAATAATACATACagtagaaaaaagaaatagacCTTCAAGTGTGAAGTTGTTACTTATTTGCAACCCTAACTCCTCAAAAGTATGTTGCCACAGGGTTGTTTTTTGACATTAAATGTGTAagaaaagtttgtttgtttttttactttttaaaaacatggtAATGTGTTACTGTAATACATCCACTACAGAACTTTGCTAAAACATTCTCTACATTAAAATGCTTCTTGCAAAGATTGTATACTACTTTTATTGGTCAGCCTGTTTATTATGTTTGTGCTCTTTGTTTGGTTTCTTCCttttgaagaaaaagatgacCATGGCCGAATTTTCTAAAAGCATCTTAAGGCTTAGATATGATCATTAAAAACCATCTTACAAAACCTGTTTAAGCTTAAGAGGTGTTTCCCAATAGCACAATAACTGAATGATCACAGATCGATGACCATAATGAGTGACTACACTTCTACACTTGTAGGAGACTGAGAGCATCTTAAGAAGCTGCAGGAATTTTTGAAtcatatatgtaatatatatccTTCTGGCTGAAAGGCCACATCGTTATGTGTGTGGGTTGTTTGCCTCACACTGACATATAGAGAGTCTAAACAGAAATATCACCACAGACAGCTGATATTAAGAAGCTCTTCATGATGTGGGAGTAACTATGACTTTGGTAAAACAAGGCCCAGACTGGTTAAAGACTGAGCCTTGATTACTAAGATTTCATCTCTTTAATGAAGAAGTCATTCAGATCAGTTCAGAAATGTGTCAGGTGTTATAAGGAAGCAGGACTCACACTGAGTCTGATCATAGACTACAAAGATTGAATATTAACCAGTTAGTGTTGTTCACTCCAATATAATAAAGTAAGCAGCAGCCTGTATATCCCAACATCAAATCTGATCTGTTTTCTTTTGGATGTATTTGattttatacttcattctgAAGGCCTGCATTAAAAGCTTAATTACACCTGTTCAGTAATAAGTTGTGTCTTTATAGTCAGTGTTTTCAGAGGAGACTTTTTAGCATCCACAAATGGTTCAAAGCatcaacacaaaaatacattctTAATATTCATGAGATACGGTATATTTTTTCAATCTTgtattatgataataatatagaAATGGGAAATTGTAACTACAGACAAGTATtagcagattttaaaaaagggaacgCATCTCATTTTATTACCCATGACCACATTGTTCAAAGTACAAATCATTTTTCCTGAGGACTTTGATCGCAACTTACTGAAAGGTTAGGCGACACTTTGACGCTCCCAACAGGTAtgtaagtttttaaaaaacaattttacattgCTTAAATGCAAGAAAGTCTGCATATTGGTTACATTTGGTGTTGCATACTGTAGATTTGAACATAGGCAAGCTCTGCTGATAATAGTTGACCCAGTTGTCTCAGGTCGTATCAGTTCTTGGCGGCACCTGGACATTGCTCGGTGCCCTCCTGATCACATTCTTCATATGTTACAAGTCCATTTGAATTTTTTCATcctgttttcatgttgtatttctgCTGTTTGGCTTTCTTagtgttttcagtt contains:
- the LOC134006222 gene encoding low affinity immunoglobulin gamma Fc region receptor II-a-like; this translates as MYPILELHSGEYWCEDKKGGKSHAVNISVTAGSVIMESPVHPVLEGKYVILYCKNKGTQSKHIADFYKDGSRLGTRYTGNLIIQNVSKSDEGVYKCSISGAGESPESWLKISKQTPDEKHTDSPQLLTLLWIVVSALLTALLLFVVGLLLCRKHKVVEESVVDPHYATYAVVVKQRKEKGREIVADPDNVTYSVVKMEEKEPKMCRANTDPHLQEESFVYSLINYRLCKVNRDIFL